TGCTTTACGAAAGGTAATCACAGAACTGTAAATCACTGAATTTTCATCCACTGCGGCAGAAGACTGTGAATAAACAGAAATGATGATGATTCATTTGGAATCAGCATCTCAGTCAGTGTCTAGAGACAGTTACACACATGTGGACTGATGACTTACAGTAGCATCTGGACTGTTGGATGTCATTTGGTATTCACACATTTAGATGGTACTGTTAGCTAATGAGTTTTGGTTGAATGTATTCTTCTCCAAAGTGTTCTTTTCCatcaatatgttaataaaatcCTAAAATACTTACTGTATTTCTGGTGCTGTTAAAATGTCCTTCTCTAATTTGACCCCTCGCTGTCAAAGTGAGATATGAAGATTAAATCCCATAATGTTTTACACTATTAACATCCACGGAATCGttccattccacaaaaaaattaaataaaataaataataatatttctagtGTTCTATAACGTTCTATAGATTTttatgttcttcacactaagaaaaaaaaggttctcTGTTTACTGATAGGTTATTTGTGTAACCAAAATTAGACTTAACAGGGgtttatgaataaaatacacaaatagtCAAATCTCACCAGGCTTCTTTCTCAGCCTCCATGTTACTATGGCAACAAGAGTGACAATCAGTAACAGCATAAACATCGTAATCAAACACGTGACCAGAAACACATCAGACCTGTAGTGATGAAGagacatatttgtttttatcataCAAAACAACAGCAGATTAATCTTATAaagttttgtttgtaatttagaGATAtcgggcctcatttataaagcgtgcgtagGCTACactcagatttgatcttagagtgtgcgtacgcttaaatccacgtcaacgctcatatttgtaaaaaatggctttgacgtggaaaagtgcttagagTCAGGGTCCGAGTACTGCAGGTTTTAGAAAATGTAAGCTCAGCACGCTGttctaaatgaaagaatttGGATGATGACTGGTGATCTTTTACATGTTAATGGCATTAATTAGGAGTCATTTATAAGCAGAGACCTGAAACCATtcatttgcgattcatagatttcacatctgaaagagataTGTATAGGCTACGTGCGTTTTCTGTATGAATCACCCTTATGCATATTTGAGagatgatcgtaagatcaattTTAGAAtgtttctgcgcaacattttataaatgaggcccatcATTTCAAGCAAATGCACATGGAAATGTCTTAAATACTTGTTTTGCTCATCCATGCAGCTGTGTATTTCACTATTAACAGTCTCTGAGGCTGCTGTTGGAGATGGATGGGTTTCAGCtctgcaattaaaaataacattaccaTGGTGCATGTAACAGTTTGGCAGTAGTTACTATTATGAATGACTGAATAACAATGTTTACACTTACATGTCTGTCTCAGGTTTTGAATCGGTAATCATAGCTCTTGGAAATAGCAGAAATGGAGAAACAAGTTTCTTAGCTTGAACGTAATGTTATCATTACAGCTGTTTGTTATGGAAACCCATTTCCAAGAAAATACACTCTTTGGCAAATCAGAATTCTGACATAAAAAGTAGAACTTTTTATCTTGAAACTTTGACTTAATTGTATAATTGTAACTTTTAATCTCAAAGTTATGACTTACGTATGTATGATTTTCAAAAATTTCAActcaatttatttttgtcaaatttgaatttgaatttagttTTAGATTTTCAGTTTTATCTCATAACGTTGACTTTTTACGTTGACTTCtcatctcataattttgacattttatatcataatcataattatgatttaccaaaacatgatttattatGTGGCGGAATTGGGTTTCCATAGTATATTACGTTGCCTTTTATGGTTTTTcagataaataaatgattttatacaTTTCATATCTTAATTAGCTATTAAACACGTTATTTCTGTTCCTGAGCAGTCTGAAAGACATTCAGTCTGATAAACTCTGTGTAACGGTTCCttactgtatattattcattttaggtaaaaaaaataaaatcagaagaaagttaagtttttattaaaaaatactaattaaCAATCTATCACTATAGAGATTCACAGCATATAAACGGAAAGTTTTTGCCTTTTTACAACCCCTGGTTGtgatgtgaaattaaaatgttctgGCTAGAAAAGTATTTGGATGTGAGTGATTGTCAAGTTTACACCTACATGTCTGTCTCAGAGTCAGATGGTGCAGCAGCTGGAATAGTTGTAAATGCTtgaaaagagacaaaaaaatatgtttgttttaagaaaatgttataGGCATTATGAATTTCACCATGGCTAAACTGGTTTGTGATTTTACCTCTTTTGGGTTTAGTGACCGTGAGTTGAACAGGAACCTGTTGATCTCCTACAGAGCAGCAGTACCAGCCAGAATCAGTCAGTCTCAGTCCAGTCATCAGCACAGTGAAGGATCTTCTCCCATCATCACTGATCTGGACTGATGGATTCTGGGATGTGTCAGTCCTCCTCACTGTGTAACAGCTCTGATCTTTGTATTTGCACCAatgtttgactttattcttaTACTGAGAACTGTAGAGACACTGAACACTGATATCATCACCTTCACGTCCAGAGACACTGCTGCTCACCACAGACACATCAGGAGCTGaacacagaatttttttttaaatcaaatggctcattgtttctaaaatgtaaatgttgatatgtgaccctgcatggaccacaaaaccaagtcgctggggtatatttgtagcaatagccaacaatacattgtatgggtcaaaattatcaacttttcttttatgccaaaaatcattaggattttaagtaaagatcatgttccatgaagatattttgtaaatttactaccgtaaatatattaaaacttaatttttgattagtaatatgcattgctaagaaccttatttggacaactttaaaggcaactTTCTCagtattcagatttttttgcaccctcagattccagattttcaaatagttgtatctcggacaaatattgtcctatcctagaTCCTATGCTTGATGctatctcaatttcgaaaaattgacacttaagactggttttgtggtccagggtgacATATCATAAAGTATTTACTACAGTTGGGAACCCTTCATTTGAAGCCAGTAATTGTTTTTAACCAATTCTAGAACTCTgtccttacgaaaattaaccgtgtttttaatacaaaaaaacaaaaaacaaaacaaaacaaaaaaaacacataaaaacataaatggtTATAGTTAAACTAGCCATGGTTTTCCGaaactaaccatagtttaaccacagtatttgtagtaaaactgtggctctaaaaatgcaattaataaatgcaattaaattaaattaatacaatgcaaattaaattaattaattaattaataccaaaaaaataataaaaatacatcattcattcattcaacacaacaaaaaaacaaaaaaaaacaaggttaCAGCTATCCAACTGGACGTGCATTCTTCCGCCGATGCGCACTGAACAGCCTGTTAAAGACACACTGAGGTTAAATTCGAAACAGTAGACCTCTATTTCAATTTGCCATTCTGATTTCAGACAACGTCGCACTTGTACCACAAAACGCCTATTTAATCTGCATCAGATTAATCCGATCCAGAACGAACGATTTTTACGAGTCAGTTCTGAGTTAAAAACAGAATGGTCCGAATAATTCTTAATTTAGTGGATCAACACACTGAACCATTCGCCACGGTTTCTGTGATCTGATTCACTGCAAACCGGAATCGTTCAGAGGAATTACAGTTTTAATTAGCGTTTATATTAGGTAActgaagaaaaataatgatatcTCAGTAATTAAACACAATTATGGCCTCATCGGTTCACATTAGGCTAGTCATTGCCCTGTCAAGTTCTCACTTTTTtagttattctttttttttagctacAGAAATAAATATCTAGGCTATCACACAAAATCCAACAACAAccttttacataatttataacATTACTTAGCTACATTATTTGTTAGGCCTACAATAATTTGGAATTTGGAAAGATATTCTTACCTGATTGTACCGTCAGATACAAATAATATCCGTCGTCTGGGGCACCTCTGATCTCCACAGCACACCAGTAATATCCAGAGTCTGAGGTCTGCAGATTCTCccattgcactgtaaaaatactCTGGGCTGGATAATCAGTGAGGGAATATTTTCCTGTCTCATTTGTATATCTCAATATACTGCAAGAGACCCAGTGTGACCCTTCACACCAGTATTTACGGTTTTCTTTATGTTTTTTATCATAAAGACATGGAATAATTCCAGGTGATCCAGATTTCACTCCGATATCCAGTGCATTAATTCCAGCTTCATCTGTAAACGAGATTAAATGTAAACGAAAACATCCATAAACTGCGCATGGCTACGAAACGTGAGAATTAAAAGCTCAAAGAATTCAagttaaacaattttaaaaatgcaagttTAACAAAACACCATGCAGTAGTTTAATAACGCTAATTATAAGAGAGAATTGTAAGTGTTTTTCTAAGTGTTTTACCTGAGATGTGAAGTAAAATCAGAGAGAATCAGAGGGTAAATCATGTCTATAGCGGAGTGCATGTGCATGAGAAGAGCTGGTCAGGTCTTGCAGTGTCTGTTTCCTCATGTTTCAGAGGAAGAGCAGACATATCGCCTTCACCCACATATACACCAACAAGTGAGCAAAGTAGCCAGTTTGCAGCCAGCAACCTCACACTagcaacaacaaataaatattttatttatgggCTCTAATttgatttgtgtatatattaacGGCACAGTAATTTAATTACTCTTGAAATGTTTAAGAAAGAATATATTAAGGCTGATCAGATGACTTTCTCCATTTACTGCGACTGATTGAACGACATTTTTCTATATCAGCCACTAATTTGACACAACTACGAACGCGATTAAAGCACACAAAGTGTCATGTTTAATTGTTaggttattttttataattgctTGTTcaataattttcataatttgtgcttttttacaacattaatgaatttttctgtttatattttttaaataaaatggggTGGAGCTGAGGGAAAGGGTTCATGGGGGTTGgtataaattattttgaaaaagctaaatttgataaaaataaatgcatgttcaAACTAAACTGtcaaaacatcaaaacatttgTAGCATGAGATAAAAGAAAATGATATCAGAGTTTGAGAAAACAGTGcaaaaagtaattattattattaatttgacagtattattattaatttgacaGTAAATAATGTATGGGGAAACTTTCACCTGATTTCACCagacatttttaatatctgatcTATTCTCTCCTCTTATAAAGCTATGCTGTACGTTTGTTTAGTTACTAACAAGTAAActgcagtatatatttttgtaaatgcagTTATGCTGGTATTTTCATAAGAAAATATCTGCTGTTTGATACCATGTTCGCcactattttttctttttttgatgcAGGTTACATTTATTCTCTGtatctcataaaaaaaaaaaaaagatttctttaAGCCTACAGATCTGTGTTGCACTGGTTCCTGTAATGAGCGTGCTGaacttatataataaaataatgtgagAATCTGCAGTGTGGGTGTTGGACAGAAATCAACCACACAAACATAAGAACAGAAGCAGTGCTTAAACATTCAAGCAGAAACACTGTGTAGACCGATCAGTGTAGACCACAGAGTGCAACAGCAGCAGGCCGATACAGACATATGAGCACACCACAAAGTGTATGACACACTTATACAGTATGAGCAGACCATCTTTGTTGACGGCATGCAAAAGCTGTGTATACTTATTAGAAAACAATAAGAAAAAGGACAAGAATAGGAACCTGAAACCAAGACACatacaaaaatacttttatttcattCTAAATATGCTTGTTTGTGTTCATGCAAACAACAGAACACAGTACAATTTAAACTTAAAGTGatttttacagtgaagaaaTTAAACGGAGATagcataatacaaaaaaaaaaaaaaaaaaaaggttgtgaTGACAGTCCTGTGCTGTTGATATTGTGTCTCTTGGTCAGTAGGTCTGTTCTTGTGTTGTTCTCACTGTTTCTGTCAGTGTGGACCCACAGTGCTGTATATTATGCTGTATATTGCTCCACCTGCTGGAGACTTCATCACTTCACTCCCAGGAACATTATCAATAATACTGTAGATTATGTCCTTGTTGGGATTCTGTGGACAAAGGGATTGTATAATAAACATGATATATAATTATGTCTGTTATTTCATCACACCATGCATGTCTGGTCTACTTACATCAGGGTTCTCATCATTTACAGTGCTGTATATCACATGATCTTCAGGTTTAGAGTAGATCTGCatttcacacacaaaacaatacagaaaaaaatgtcaaGAAATCAACATGTGACTCATTTAATAAACTACAAGTTCCATGGCCAACCCAATGCATATGAGAAgtaaggagagagagagagaaaagaagcattttcttttctcatattttgctctaaaatgttttttggttGGTTTCAATGATGACACCTCTCTAGGTGGATTTGGTAATCCCTCTGTTAACCAGAAGAGGGAGACAACGAGAGTCTTTGgctcagtattttttatttttctcaaaaCCATAAATCCAGATCACTAAACAATTAATTTCTTGTTCACAGCAGATTTGAAATTCTTATTCATTTAAGAAAACTGCATATTTTAGCACATGTGTGCAAATACAATTTGCACAGTAACTAAATGCACATTGCCTGCTTGATTACCAATAAAACATGATTCATTAATTTTTCAGACTGACATACAtgtatatttcataaatatctAAGGAATGTGTATTATGTCTGCTAAAAATTGGTAAATGACCTGCCATAGTAATGAAACAGGTCTTACCAAGTGAAACATTCAAGTTTGGAAACATATAGAGCTTCCCGGGATTTCATTTTGTGGCTGTTTTCCCGTTCACTATACATGAATtctatggcaagccgtttttgacttttattcattctcaggatatgacttcttgatatcaacaattcaattttcactagttaaaatgctaattcttgatatcaggaattagatttccactagtaacaatggctattttatcaagaagtcatatcctgagaatgaataaaagtcaaaaacggcttgccatagaATTCACATGAaagaaatatgtaaaaatggacatgcaaatgtaaaacactgctacaaaaataaatgtactgtacAGTGTCAAACAGTGACGTCTTTAACCAGGTATGCTATTTAATTTATCACAGACACAAATAAGAAACACACCATGGTATGCATCAGTTTAGAAGTAGGGCTGTTGCCAGGAATAGCCATCTAACTGATATCTGTATACTACATTTGGCAGTCAGTGCCaacaaaaaaagtacaataaaaattaaatggtgAATAAACATCCAAACATTTTGACCAGTGCAGCTCACACAATGACAAGTAAACTTAATTTTGGTGGCACTGACTAATTTACTGACACAATAACTTTTGGGTGAGTTACTTCTACATTTTGTGGACATGTAACAGAGTTCTGAAGTCCCATAAAACAATTCAGAAAATTGCACTTAAAGATGTATGATAAAGTCACATCAGCTGCCACCGCTGGGGAAGAAgcactgatacacacacacacacacacacacacacacacacacatacatacatacacacccGCCTACTTACCTCATTCATCCTCTGTaccgttcctccctgctgttgCCGCTTTCAGAGTAGCGGGTGCACACTCAATCCTGATAGCACATAGACATTCTCCCATTTCAGTACTCTccaccagtgttgggcagtaactagttactagtaatttagttactgtaataatattactttttgcagtaactagtagtgtaactaattactaataagatttcagtaataatattacagttactttccataagatagcttagttacttagttacttttgatgcctcaaccccgctgatttaaaatctaacaatcaaataattcctagattaattttttcatgattttcatgactcgcacatgcatgggaaaagcttacattcagcagatagaaatatagcattatattgattttgtcaggaaaaaaagatctgttgtgtaagttgtggctttactttactctgatcagcatgtggtacattatattaatataatttaaaatatttatatcacaaactcatgtgatttgataaaatacataacgaaatttaaacacatatggataacggaaaaattacttcaagctacacatgacaattaatatacaacacttctacttgaatgccactatcaatcactattgattgtttgtaataacttctgactgcgatccaatgtggattttggtcaaatgatgaggcagaaatatgttgttagtaacattctagaagaattttatctggaagataccaacttctgtggggcgtgaagaaaaaagtaatgtaactagtagtgtaactaattactgttgccagaaagtaataagtaaagtgacaatattacttttgaaaggagtaactagtaatgagtaatatattacattctttgagtaactagcccaacactgctcTCCACTGTCCATATCCATTTCCTGGTCATTTCATACACTTACACTGCACTTACAGGTCAGGACTGGCAGCAGCAAAGTTGGCTTGTCGTGGCTGTCCTCGTACTCAACCACTCAAAGGTACCGTACGTGGCGTTTCTCATAACTCTGCATCTGAAAGGGGTCGTGTTGAACTATCTGGCAATCCACAAGATCCAAAGTCAATGACCAAAGACTTTGCTGCCAGCAGCCGGGCCACAAAACAGCTGTCACAATTCCCATCTCCAGTCACTAAGCC
This portion of the Onychostoma macrolepis isolate SWU-2019 chromosome 02, ASM1243209v1, whole genome shotgun sequence genome encodes:
- the LOC131528718 gene encoding polymeric immunoglobulin receptor-like; amino-acid sequence: MSDEAGINALDIGVKSGSPGIIPCLYDKKHKENRKYWCEGSHWVSCSILRYTNETGKYSLTDYPAQSIFTVQWENLQTSDSGYYWCAVEIRGAPDDGYYLYLTVQSAPDVSVVSSSVSGREGDDISVQCLYSSQYKNKVKHWCKYKDQSCYTVRRTDTSQNPSVQISDDGRRSFTVLMTGLRLTDSGWYCCSVGDQQVPVQLTVTKPKRAFTTIPAAAPSDSETDIAMITDSKPETDIAETHPSPTAASETVNSEIHSCMDEQNKSDVFLVTCLITMFMLLLIVTLVAIVTWRLRKKPARGQIREGHFNSTRNTSSAAVDENSVIYSSVITFRKAPPSSLNSDSDVIYSSLKQTHKAVSSE